The following are encoded in a window of Panicum virgatum strain AP13 chromosome 5N, P.virgatum_v5, whole genome shotgun sequence genomic DNA:
- the LOC120672861 gene encoding spermatogenesis-associated protein 20-like has protein sequence MLSTLLLRHRLTATASPTRSPLRVLASSSSAMSSSASSSSPHGGRKPNRLAAEHSPYLLQHAHNPVDWYPWGDEAFEKARAKDVPIFLSIGYSTCHWCHVMEVESFENEEVAKLLNDWFVSIKVDREERPDVDKVYMTYVSALHGGGGWPLSVFLAPNLKPLMGGTYFPPDDKYGRPGFKTVLRKVKEAWETKRDTLERTGNLVIEQLTDALSAKASLQDLPNDLADVCVDQCVEKLASSYDPKFGGFGSAPKFPRPVEDYIMLYRYRKLMEAGKESEAQNIKKMVTHTLDCMARGGVHDHVGGGFHRYSVDECWHVPHFEKMLYDQGQIVNVYLDTFLITGDEYYSTVARDILDYLRRDMIGKEGEIFSAEDADSAEYEGAPRKKEGAFYVWTSKEIEDALGENAELFKNHYYVKSSGNCDLSPMSDPHNEFNGKNVLIERKPASLMVSKSGKSLDEYSQILGACRQKLFDIRSKRPRPHLDDKVIVSWNGLAISAFARASQILKSGQSGSRFNFPVAGCNPAEYLEVAEKAANFIKVKLYDASSKRLHHSYRNGPSKAPGFLDDYAFLINGLLDLYEFGGNIEWLLWAIQLQVTQDELFLDKQGGGYFNTLGEDPSVLLRVKEDYDGAEPSGNSVAAINLIRLSSILDAAKSTGYKRNVEHLLAVFETRLRQLSIALPLMCCAADMLSVPSRKQVVLVGEKGSAEFQDMVAATFSSYDPNRTVIQIDLRNTEEMEFWDSNNANIAQMARSSPPGKQAVAHVCQDFKCSPPVTSPEALLELLNKTLAAASSAA, from the exons ATGCTCTCCACTCTTCTCCTTCGCCATCGcctcaccgccaccgcctcgccgacCCGCTCGCCTCTCCGCgtcctcgcctcctcctcctccgccatgtCGTCGTCCgcgtcctcgtcctcgcccCACGGCGGGCGGAAGCCgaaccgcctcgccgccgagcacAGCCCCTACCTGCTGCAGCACGCGCACAACCCG GTTGATTGGTATCCCTGGGGTGACGAGGCTTTCGAGAAGGCTCGCGCCAAGGACGTCCCCATCTTCCTCTCAA TTGGCTATAGCACATGCCATTG GTGTCATGTGATGGAGGTGGAGTCCTTTGAGAATGAGGAAGTGGCAAAGTTGCTGAATGATTGGTTTGTTAGCATCAAG GTTGACCGCGAAGAGCGCCCAGATGTTGATAAG GTATATATGACATATGTATCGGCACtacatggtggtggtggttggcCTTTGAGTGTCTTTTTGGCACCCAATTTGAAACCATTGATGGGTGGCACGTACTTTCCACCAGATGATAAGTATGGAAGACCAGGCTTCAAGACTGTTCTGAG GAAGGTCAAGGAAGCCTGGGAAACTAAACGTGACACACTTGAGCGTACAGGAAATCTGGTCATTGAACAACTTACGGATGCATTATCTGCAAAGGCTAGCTTGCAGGATCTGCCAAATGATCTGGCTGATGTTTGTGTAGATCAATGTGTTGAAAAG TTAGCGAGCAGTTATGATCCTAAATTTGGTGGATTTGGCTCTGCGCCCAAGTTTCCAAGACCTGTTGAAGATTATATAATGCTCTATAGATATCGTAAACTCATGGAAGCTGGGAAAGAGAGTGAAGCCCAGAATATAAAGAAGATGGTGACTCACACATTGGACTGTATGGCAAGAGGTGGTGTTCATGACCATGTCGGAGGTGGCTTTCACAGATATAGTGTGGATGAGTGCTGGCATG TTCCACATTTTGAGAAGATGCTGTACGACCAGGGACAGATAGTAAATGTATACTTGGATACATTTCTGATTACGGGAGATGAGTACTATTCTACAGTTGCACGTGACATACTTGATTACTTGAGGAGAGACATGATAGGAAAAGAAGGTGAAATTTTCTCAGCAGAAGATGCTGACAGTGCAGAATATGAGGGGGCTCCAAGAAAAAAGGAGGGAGCTTTTTATGTGTGGACCAGTAAAGAG ATCGAGGACGCACTTGGGGAGAACGCAGAGCTATTCAAGAACCATTACTATGTTAAATCATCAGGCAACTGTGACCTTTCACCAATGAGTGATCCCCACAATGAGTTCAATGGTAAAAATGTGTTGATAGAAAGAAAACCAGCTTCTCTGATGGTGTCGAAGTCTGGGAAGTCTCTTGATGAATATTCTCAAATCCTGGGGGCTTGTCGGCAGAAGCTGTTCGATATCCGGTCCAAAAGGCCAAGACCTCATTTGGATGACAAG GTTATTGTTTCATGGAATGGACTAGCAATATCTGCTTTTGCAAGAGCTTCACAAATTCTGAAGTCAGGACAAAGTGGAAGCAGATTCAATTTCCCAGTAGCTGGATGCAAT CCAGCTGAATATCTTGAAGTTGCAGAAAAGGCAGCGAACTTTATAAAGGTAAAACTTTATGATGCAAGCTCAAAAAGGCTGCATCATAGCTATCGCAATGGGCCATCAAAAGCACCAGGATTTTTAGATGATTATGCCTTCCTAATAAATGGCTTGCTGGATCTCTACGAATTTGGTGGAAACATAGAGTGGCTTCTGTGGGCTATCCAATTGCAAGTCACTCAG GATGAGTTGTTTTTGGACAAACAAGGAGGTGGCTATTTTAATACTCTTGGAGAAGACCCTTCTGTTCTCTTGCGTGTTAAAGAGGATTATGATGGTGCAGAGCCTTCTGGTAACTCAGTTGCAGCAATCAACTTGATTAGATTATCCAGTATACTTGATGCAGCAAAATCTACTGGTTACAAGCGCAATGTTGAACATCTCTTG GCGGTCTTTGAGACAAGACTGCGACAGCTTAGTATAGCATTGCCTTTGATGTGCTGCGCAGCAGATATGCTCTCTGTTCCATCGAGGAAGCAGGTTGTACtggtgggggagaaaggatctgCAGAATTCCAGGACATGGTAGCAGCTACATTTTCATCATACGATCCAAATAGAACA GTCATTCAAATCGATCTCAGGAACACAGAAGAAATGGAATTCTGGGATAGCAACAACGCAAATATCGCGCAAATGGCACGGAGCAGCCCTCCGGGTAAGCAAGCGGTGGCGCATGTGTGCCAGGACTTCAAGTGCAGTCCTCCCGTGACGTCTCCCGAGGCACTCCTTGAGCTGCTCAACAAGACACTGGCCGCTGCAAGTTCAGCTGCCTGA
- the LOC120672864 gene encoding cytochrome c1-2, heme protein, mitochondrial-like encodes MVKSPDQQIDPPPLTAAGNSCLLPPPESSPTRLIFLASQMAAGRGMGISQLLKKVFRHHPSGPFLPSSPRINHEESVGFIGLRALSILGVGASGLLSFATIASASYEAEHGLEAPSYPWPHAGILSSYDHASIRRGHQVYQQVCASCHSMSLISYRDLVGVAYTEEETKAMAAEIEVVDGPNDEGEMFTRPGKLSDRFPQPYANEQAARYANGGAYPPDLSLITKARHNGQSYVFALLTGYRDPPAGVSIREGLHYNPYFPGGAIAMPKMLMDGAVEYEDGTPATEAQMGKDVVSFLSWAAEPEMEERKLMGVKWIFLLSLALLQAGYYRRMKWSIFKSRKLVLDVVN; translated from the exons ATGGTCAAATCCCCTGACCAACAAATCGATCCTCCTCCCCTGACGGCAGCCGGGAACTCGTGCCTCCTGCCGCCGCCAGAGTCCTCACCCAC TCGATTGATTTTTCTCG CATCACAGATGGCTGCTGGGAGGGGCATGGGCATCAGCCAGCTCTTGAAGAAAGTATTTCGCCACCATCCATCT ggTCCATTTCTGCCTTCTTCACCCCGGATAAATCATGAGGAGTCCGTTGGATTCATTGGATTGAGAGCATTGTCTATTCTTGGGGTTGGTGCTTCTGGCCTTTTAAGCTTTGCTACGATAGCATCTGCATCATATGAAGCAGAGCACGGATTGGAAGCCCCAAGCTATCCCTGGCCACATGCTGGCATTCTTAGCTCTTATGATCATGCATC AATAAGGCGTGGacatcaagtttatcaacaagTGTGTGCCTCCTGTCACTCGATGTCCTTGATTTCATACCGGGATCTGGTTGGTGTTGCCTATACGGAAGAGGAAACAAAGGCAATGGCTGCTGAGATTGAGGTGGTCGATGGTCCTAATGATGAAGGCGAAATGTTCACACGCCCGGGTAAGCTAAGTGACCGTTTTCCACAACCATATGCAAATGAGCAAGCAGCTCGATATGCAAATGGTGGGGCATACCCCCCAGACCTCAGTCTAATCACAAAG GCTAGACACAATGGCCAGAGCTACGTTTTTGCTCTGCTCACTGGTTATCGTGATCCACCTGCTGGTGTTTCG atTCGTGAAGGCTTGCATTACAATCCCTACTTTCCTGGTGGTGCCATCGCGATGCCCAAGATGCTGATGGACGGAGCTGTCGAGTATGAAGATGGAACTCCTGCAACAGAGGCCCAG ATGGGCAAAGATGTTGTCTCATTCTTGTCATGGGCGGCGGAACCTGAGATGGAAGAGAGAAAGCTG ATGGGAGTCAAATGGATTTTCCTGCTCTCACTCGCTCTTCTGCAAGCTGGATATTACCGGCGCATGAAGTGGTCTATCTTCAAGTCTCGCAAGCTGGTCCTTGATGTGGTTAACTGA
- the LOC120672863 gene encoding probable leucine-rich repeat receptor-like protein kinase At5g49770, translating into MALPTPVVAGIAAGAAALLLAAVLVAAWLVRRRRRARRDQSSDTGSSEAPPTLAEWGRFGRTSSAPEFHGARQFSLEELAHATKNFAEANLVAAGSFGMVYKGLLLDGTVVAIKRRAGAPRQDFADEVRRLSEIWHRNVVTLIGYCQEGGLQMLVFEYLPNGSVSGHLYDTGKESMTRLEFKQRLSIAIGAAKGLNHLHTLAPPLIHRDFKTSNVLVDENFIAKVSDAGIDRLLRGFEGAAPPNVSVYQDTEVHSLAQLSESSDVYSFGVFLLELITGREAAGLIPPESKEPLAHWMEAHFSSNELIDPRLGGSFTSEGMTELVGLAFQCLSPSARRRPRMRLVAAELDRILEKEMTLTTVMGDGTAIVTLGSQLFTS; encoded by the exons ATGGCATTGCCAACCCCGGTGGTAGCTGGCAttgcggccggcgccgccgcgttgcTGCTGGCGGCAGTCCTGGTCGCGGCGTGGctcgtccggcggcggcgcagggcacgGCGTGACCAGAGCTCCGACACCGGCTCGTCCGAGGCTCCTCCCACGCTGG CTGAGTGGGGCCGGTTCGGCCGGACCTCGTCGGCGCCGGAGTTCCACGGCGCCAGGCAGTTCTCGCTGGAGGAGCTGGCGCACGCCACCAAGAACTTCGCCGAGGCCAACCTGGTGGCCGCCGGGAGCTTCGGGATGGTGTACAAGGGTCTGCTTCTCGACGGCACCGTTGTCGCCATcaagcgccgcgccggcgcgccgcggcaGGACTTCGCCGACGAG GTCAGGAGGCTATCAGAGATCTGGCACCGCAATGTCGTGACGCTGATCGGGTACTGCCAAGAAGGGGGTCTACAGATGCTGGTGTTCGAGTACCTGCCCAACGGCAGTGTGAGCGGCCATTTGTACG ACACTGGCAAGGAGTCCATGACAAGGCTGGAGTTCAAGCAGAGGCTCTCCATAGCCATTGGAGCAGCTAAAG GTCTGAATCACCTGCACACCCTGGCGCCTCCGTTGATCCACAGGGATTTCAAGACGAGCAACGTCCTGGTCGACGAGAACTTCATCGCGAAGGTGTCTGACGCCGGAATCGACAGGCTGCTGCGAGGGTTCGAAGGCGCCGCTCCGCCGAATGTCAGCGTCTACCAAGATACAGA GGTGCATTCATTGGCCCAGCTTTCAGAAAGCAGCGACGTATACAGCTTTGGTGTTTTTCTTCTGGAGCTGATCACTGGCAGGGAAGCTGCCGGCCTAATTCCACCAGAATCCAAGGAACCTCTTGCTCATTGG ATGGAGGCACATTTCAGCTCGAACGAGCTGATCGACCCCAGGCTGGGAGGGAGCTTCACATCGGAGGGCATGACGGAGCTGGTGGGCCTGGCATTCCAGTGCCTGAGCCcctcggcgaggcggcggcccaggatgcggctggtggcggcggagctggaCCGGATCCTGGAGAAGGAGATGACCCTGACCACCGTCATGGGCGACGGCACCGCCATCGTCACGCTCGGCAGCCAGCTCTTCACGTCCTGA